The Streptomyces sp. NBC_00435 nucleotide sequence GAATGCGGCGCGTGCTCGGTCCTCGTGGCCCGGCCCGGGGTGAACAAGCCCACCGACTGGGTGGCGGTCAACGCCTGCCTGGTTCCGGTCGCGGCCCTCGACGGCCAGGAGGTCGTCACCTCCGAGGGTCTCGCCACCGTCGGCGAAGGCGGCTCGCCCACCGTGCTGCACCCCGTACAGGAGGAGATGGCCGTCCGCGGCGGCTCCCAGTGCGGTTACTGCACACCGGGGTTCATCTGCAGCATGGCCTCCGAGTACTACCGGCCCGACCGCTGCGCCCACCCGGCCGGCGGCACCGGCACCGATTCCCAGACCCACTCCGGCTCCGACTCCGACTCCGAGCACGGTCCGAACGGATTCGACCTGCACGCGCTGAGCGGAAACCTGTGCCGCTGCACCGGCTACCGCCCGATCCGTGACGCCGCGTTCGCCGTCGGCACGCCCGCCGAGGACGACGTACTGGCGCTGCGCCGCAAGCAGGCCCCGCCCGAGGCCGCCGCCACCGAGTACGCCCAGGACGGCGCCGCGTTCCTGCGGCCGGGCACCCTGGCCGAAGCGGTACGACTGCTGCGCGAGCGGCCCGAGGCCGCCGTGGTCGCCGGAAGCACCGACTGGGGCGTGGAAGTGAACATCCGTTCCCGGCGGGCACATTGCGTGGTCGCGGTTGACCGGCTCCCTGAACTCCGGGAACTGCGCATCGAATCCGGCCTCATCGAGATCGGTGCGGCGCAGACGCTCACCGAGATCGAACGCCGCCTGGACGGCAGCGTCCCGCTCCTGGCGGAGCTGTTTCCGCAGTTCGCGTCGCGGCTCATCCGCAACAGTGCGACCCTCGGCGGCAACCTGGGTACCGGCTCCCCCATCGGCGACAGTCCGCCGGTGCTGCTCGCGCTGGAGGCCTCCCTGCTGCTGGCAGACGCCGACGGTGAGCGCGAGGTCCCCCTGG carries:
- a CDS encoding xanthine dehydrogenase small subunit; the encoded protein is MVAARITVNGKETPIAPAAAHTTVLDFLRDRGLTGTKEGCAEGECGACSVLVARPGVNKPTDWVAVNACLVPVAALDGQEVVTSEGLATVGEGGSPTVLHPVQEEMAVRGGSQCGYCTPGFICSMASEYYRPDRCAHPAGGTGTDSQTHSGSDSDSEHGPNGFDLHALSGNLCRCTGYRPIRDAAFAVGTPAEDDVLALRRKQAPPEAAATEYAQDGAAFLRPGTLAEAVRLLRERPEAAVVAGSTDWGVEVNIRSRRAHCVVAVDRLPELRELRIESGLIEIGAAQTLTEIERRLDGSVPLLAELFPQFASRLIRNSATLGGNLGTGSPIGDSPPVLLALEASLLLADADGEREVPLADYFTGYRQSVRRPGELIRAVRIPLPLSPVTAFHKIAKRRFDDISSVAVAFALDIEDGIVRKARIGLGGVAATPVRALSTEAALEGEAWTARTVEAAARILRAEGTPMDDHRASAGYRSAMLGQSLLKLYAQTTEAVSS